Genomic DNA from Fundidesulfovibrio soli:
GCATCCGTCCATACAGTCCATGGCCAGCGCAGGCTGCATCGTGGAGTTCCTCCAGGGCAACGAGCCCCAGCTCGCCTGGGTGGAGCAGGCCACGGGGGACAAGCTGCACCTGTTCACCCTGAACAAGCGCGAGAGCAAGCTGGCGGCCTCGCGCATCCTGCCCTGGATCGGTCCCCGCTTCGAGGGCGCGCACAACCGCGAGTCCATCCTGGAGAAGCTGCGCGAGCACTCCCGCCTGCGTGAGGAGCTGGCCCAGGGCATCGACCCGCTGGAGATCTGGGAGCTGGCCCAGGGCGAGGTCACGGTGTCCTCCCCGGCCTGGTTCGCGGGCCTGAGCTTCGAGACCCCGGACGTTGACCGCGTTGCCGCCATGGGCCGCGCGCTTTTGGCCGTGAAGACGCACTTCAAGTTCCAGCCGCCCAACTTCGAGGTCTACCCCGCCGAGGTGGTGGAGCGCCGGCTGGCCGAGCAGGCCGCCGCGCGCGAACGCGAGCTGGTGGTCACCGCCGGGCAGTCCTTCTTCCACGAGCTGTGGACCGGCTGGGCTTCGGGCAGGCGCAAGGACGCAGCCAAGCTGGCCGCCCAGCTGGACCCGGCAGCGGCCGCCAAGCTGAAGGAGATGCTCAAGGCCCTGCTGGCCGACCAGGAGAGCCCCCAGTGGGCACCGCTGTGGCAGCAGCTGCGCAAGGGCCTGCCCGAGCACCCGCAGCAGCCGCTGATCCTGGCCCAGGAGTGGGGCTTGGTGCCCCCGCACCACAACTTCCTGCTGGACCAGGCCGGGTACGATCCCGGCGACGCCTGGAGCGAGGCGTTCTCCGGCGAGATCGAAGCCATGCGCGCCCGGATAGAGGCCATGCGCGGCGAGCCGGACCCGGCCCGCTTCCTGAGCGTGGACTCCCCCACCACCCGCGACATCGACGACGCCTTCCGCGTGGAGCCCCTGCCCGGCGGGGGCTGGAAGGTGCGCATGGCCCTGGCGCGGCCCACCGCCGCCTGGAATTTCGAGAGCCCGCTGGGCCAGGCCGTGAACGACAGGGCCACCAGCCTCTACCTGCCGGAGCAGACCAGCCACATGCTCCCCGAGGCCCTTGGCTGCGGCCTGCTGAGCCTCAACGCCGGGCAGGTCAGCCCGGCCCTGCTGCTGGACTGGGAGCTGGACGCCCAGGCCGCGCCGCAGAGCTTCGAGCCCCGGCTCGGCTGGGTTCGCGTGGAGGCCAACCTGACCTACGAGTCCGTGGAGCGGGGGCTGGAGTCCGGCCAAGGGGACCCCGACGTGGCCGCCGCCCACCAGGTGGCCCAGGCCCTGCGCGCCGCGCGCATCGTGCGCGGGGCAGTGATCCTGGACCGGCCAGAGCCCAAGATGTCGCTGTGCGGCCCGCCCGAGGCCCTGCGCGTGGAGCTGTGCAGGCAGGAGGAGCACCCCAAGGCCCAGATGACCGTGAGCGAGCTGATGATCCTGGCCAACGCCTCCATCGCCGCCTGGGCCAGGGAGCGGGAGATCCCCCTGCTGCACCGCGTCCAGGACGTCTCCATCCCCCACGGCTACGCCGGGGTCTGGACCAGCCCGGTGGACATGCACCGCGCCGTGAAGCAGCTCAGCGGGGCCACCCTGGAGGCACGCCCGGGCAGGCACGCCTCCATCGCGGCCGAGGCCTACGCGCCCATCACCTCGCCCCTGCGCCGCCTGAGCGACCTGGTGAACATGGCCCAGGTGCAGCATTTTCTGGAATCCGGCGACCCGCAGCACAGCCGCGAGGCCCTGGCGGAGCTGCTGCCCCGCATCGCGGCGCGCCTGGACGCCGTGGGCCAGGTGCAGCGCTTCCGCCCACGCTACTGGAAGCTCCTGTTCATGCAGCAGAACGCCCGCGAGCGTGAGTTCGAAGCCGTTGTGGTCGAGGAGTGCGGGCAGCTGACGGCCTTGAGCCTCACGGAGCTGCAGATGTACGTGCGGGTGGGCCGCGAGATGCTCGGCGGCCATGCCCAGCCCGGCCAGCGCTTCTGGGTCAAGCTCGGCAAGGTGGACCCGCTGACCAACGAATTCCGCGTGATGAGCGCGAGAGAGGAAGAAGAAAAGCCCGACGTTGGGGACTGGTTCCCCATGGACGGCAAGGAGTAGACCATGTTCGCCAAGATCGCCTGGCTGGCCCTGGCCTATCTGGCCGGCTCGTTCCCCTTCGGACTGTTCATAGCCCAGGCTGCCCGGGGCATCGACCCGCGCACCGCCGGCAGCCGCAACATCGGCGCCACCAACGTATCGCGCCTGTGCGGCACCAAGCTCGGCGTGCTGACCCTGGTGCTGGACGCCCTCAAGGGCCTGCTGCCCGTGGCCGTTGCCTGGCAGATGAGCTGCGGGGGCTTCTACCCTGGGCTGGTGGCCCTGGCGGCCGTGGCCGGGCACATGTTCCCGGTGTTCCTGCACTACAAGGGCGGCAAGGGCGTGGCCACCACCATCGGCGCGTTCCTGGCGCTTTCGGTTCCCGCCACGCTGGTCTCCGTGGGCTTGTGCATTGCCGCCATCGCGATCTCGGGCTTCGTCTCGCTGGGGTCGCTGCTGCTGGCGGTGAGCCTGCCCTTCACGGTCTGGTGGTTCGGGCCGGGCAGCGTGGTGCCCGTGACCTTCGCGGTCTCCGGACTGGTGGTCTGGAAACACCGGGAGAACATCGAGCGACTGCGCCAAGGCACTGAAAAACCTTGGAAAAAGAAAAAGGAAGACTGAGCCGGAGCGCGAGCTGCCCGGCCGTTATCGGCTGAACCGCAGCCCGCTCAAAAAAAAGCCCTGCTGTATCAAAGGGTTGTAATTTGTCTCTTGACAGATTTCTCTGGTAATCTGTAAGAATAATTCCTGTACGCCCCGGGAAACGGAAGACGGTGCAAGTCCGTCGCAGGCGCGCTGCTGTAACCGGCACATGGGCGGAGGCCACTGGGTAGACACCTGGGAAGGCCTCCGGGCACCACCCCGCCGGAAGCCAGAAGACGTCCCTGGGGAGATCAGGCCATGCCCCGCGAAACGGGCACGGGCTCCCGCGAATCGCCCGCCGGAAATGATCCGGCGCGCGTCCACCACCTCGCACCGGGCGTGCTGTTTTTTATCATTTTGACAACTCCTTTATTGTCGAGCCGTTGCAGTTTTTGCATTGTAAGCGTTGCATATCACGGCGCATTTTTCTCTTTTTGCGTGCGCCCCGATATGCTAGCGGTAAGGGAATCGTTCGCCTATGGAAAATCTCGCCCGCACCCTGACCACGGCCCCGTGCCCCGGAGCGCCCCTGGCGCCCGAGGCGCGTCTCAGGGCCTTCACGCCCTTCTCCCTGTGCGACTGGCCGGGGCGCAGCGTGAGCGTGGTCTACCTGGGCGGGTGCAACCTGCGCTGCCCCACCTGCCACAACCAGAGCCTGGCCTTCACCCCGGAGAAGCACCCCGAACTGGACCGCAAGAGCGTCCTACGCACATTGACACAGCGTTCGCGTTGGCTTGACGGCGTGGTGGTCTGCGGGGGCGAGCCCACGCTGGACCCAGGCCTGCCCGGCCTCGTGGGCAGGCTCGCCGGGCTGGGCCTGCCAGTCAAGGTTGACACCAACGGCATGCTGCCCGGGGTGGTGGAGCACATTTTGGCCCTGCACCCCGGCACGCTCTTCGCCGTGGACGTCAAGGGCCCCTGGGAGCGCTACCCGGAGCTGACCGGCGGCGCGGCAAGCCCGGAGGCGGCGCGCGCCGCCCTGGAACGGATTTTCGCCCTGGCCGAGGCCCGGCCCGGCTCGTTTCTTTTCAGAATTACGCTCGTTCCGGGGCTTACCCCGGAGGATGTCCGGCGGGTGCGCGATTGCCTGCCCCCCGGCCACGAGCTTACGGAACAAACATACATCCCCCCGAAGTTCGAGGGGAAGGGAGCCTGACATGCCCCAGCAGATAATGAAGCGCGACGGATGCCTGGAAACCTGGTCCCTGGAGCGCATCGCCCAGGCCATCCTCAAGGCCCTGCGCGCCAGCGGCGTGCAGGACCCGCTGCTGGCCAAGCGCCTGGCCCGCAAGGTGGAGGAGAAGCTCGAGGGCGTCGACGTGCCCATACAGGAGCACGTGCAGGACATGGTCGAGCGCGTGCTCATGGACTCGCGCATGTTCGAGGTGGCCAAGCGCTTCATCATCTACCGCGAGAAGCGCCGCACCCTGCGCGAGCAGAAGGCCGCCTTCCTGGACATCGCGGAGACCATCGACAACTACATCTCCAAGGCGGACTGGCGCGTGGCCGAGAACGCCAACATGAGCCACTCCTTCCAGGGGCTGATGCTGCACCTCTCCGGCACGGTGCAGGCCCGCTACGCCCTTGAGAAATACCCTGAGGAAGTGCGCTCCGCCCACGACCACGGGTATTTCCACATCCACGACCTATCCTTCGGCCTGGCGGGTTACTGCGCGGGCTGGAGCCTGCGCGACCTGCTGCTGGAGGGCTTCAACCTGGAGGGCCGCTCCTCCGCCGGCCCGGCGCGACACTTCGACTCGGCCCTCGGGCAGATGGTCAACTTCCTGGGCACGCTGCAGAACGAATGGGCCGGGGCCCAGGCCTTCAACAACGTGGACACCTACCTGGCGCCCTTCATCCGCCACGACGGGCTGGACTACCGCCAGGTGCGCCAGGCCGTGCAGAAATTCGTGTTCAATCTGAACACCACCTCGCGCTGGGGCGGCCAGACGCCCTTCACCAACCTGAGCTTCGACCTCACGCCCCCCAAGCACATCGCCAAGGAGGCCGTCATCATCGGCGGCACGCTGCAGGACGCCAACTACGGCGAGTTCCAGGCCGAGATGGACATGTTCAACCGGGCCTTCCTGGAGGTCATGGGCGAAGGCGACTACGCGGGGCAGATCTTCTCCTTCCCCATCCCGACCTACAACGTCACCGAGGACTTCCCCTGGGATTCCGAGATCGGGGCCAAGCTCCTGGACCTCACCGCCCGTTACGGCGCGCCCTACTTCCAGAACTTTATCAACTCCGACCTCTCCCCCGAGGACGTGCGCTCCATGTGCTGCCGCCTCCAGATGGACCTGCGCGAGCTGCGCAACAAGGTGGGCGGCCTGTTCGGCGCGGGCGACCTCACCGGCTCCATCGGCGTGGTCACGCTGAACCTGCCCAAGCTGGCCTACCTCTCCCACGGCGAGGAGGACTTCCTGGACCTGCTCACCGAGTACGCCACCATGGCCAAGGACGCCCTGGAGTTCAAACGCAAGATGATCCAGGAGCACCTGGACCGCAAAATGTTCCCCTGGAGCGCCCGCTACCTCAAGAACGGCTACAAGGGCCACTTCGCCACCATCGGCCTGGTGGGCGGGCACGAGGCCTGCCTGAACATCCTGGGCAAGGGCATCGAGACCGAGGCGGGCGTGCGCCTGATGACCCGGGCGCTGAACCACCTGCGCGAGCTGACCTCCCGCTTCCAGGAGGAGACAGGCAACCTCTACAACCTGGAGGCCACCCCGGCCGAGGGCACCAGCTACCGCCTGGCCAAGATCGACAAGTCGCTCTACGCCGACATCCAGGCCTCGGGCGACGGCACCCCGTACTACACCAACTCCACCAACCTGCCCGTGGGGTTGAGCCAGGACGTCATCGCCTCGCTCGAGCACCAGAACAAGCTGCAGCCGCTCTACACCGGCGGCACCGTGTTCCACA
This window encodes:
- a CDS encoding ribonuclease catalytic domain-containing protein encodes the protein MTKHPSIQSMASAGCIVEFLQGNEPQLAWVEQATGDKLHLFTLNKRESKLAASRILPWIGPRFEGAHNRESILEKLREHSRLREELAQGIDPLEIWELAQGEVTVSSPAWFAGLSFETPDVDRVAAMGRALLAVKTHFKFQPPNFEVYPAEVVERRLAEQAAARERELVVTAGQSFFHELWTGWASGRRKDAAKLAAQLDPAAAAKLKEMLKALLADQESPQWAPLWQQLRKGLPEHPQQPLILAQEWGLVPPHHNFLLDQAGYDPGDAWSEAFSGEIEAMRARIEAMRGEPDPARFLSVDSPTTRDIDDAFRVEPLPGGGWKVRMALARPTAAWNFESPLGQAVNDRATSLYLPEQTSHMLPEALGCGLLSLNAGQVSPALLLDWELDAQAAPQSFEPRLGWVRVEANLTYESVERGLESGQGDPDVAAAHQVAQALRAARIVRGAVILDRPEPKMSLCGPPEALRVELCRQEEHPKAQMTVSELMILANASIAAWAREREIPLLHRVQDVSIPHGYAGVWTSPVDMHRAVKQLSGATLEARPGRHASIAAEAYAPITSPLRRLSDLVNMAQVQHFLESGDPQHSREALAELLPRIAARLDAVGQVQRFRPRYWKLLFMQQNAREREFEAVVVEECGQLTALSLTELQMYVRVGREMLGGHAQPGQRFWVKLGKVDPLTNEFRVMSAREEEEKPDVGDWFPMDGKE
- a CDS encoding radical SAM protein, coding for MENLARTLTTAPCPGAPLAPEARLRAFTPFSLCDWPGRSVSVVYLGGCNLRCPTCHNQSLAFTPEKHPELDRKSVLRTLTQRSRWLDGVVVCGGEPTLDPGLPGLVGRLAGLGLPVKVDTNGMLPGVVEHILALHPGTLFAVDVKGPWERYPELTGGAASPEAARAALERIFALAEARPGSFLFRITLVPGLTPEDVRRVRDCLPPGHELTEQTYIPPKFEGKGA
- the plsY gene encoding glycerol-3-phosphate 1-O-acyltransferase PlsY; this encodes MFAKIAWLALAYLAGSFPFGLFIAQAARGIDPRTAGSRNIGATNVSRLCGTKLGVLTLVLDALKGLLPVAVAWQMSCGGFYPGLVALAAVAGHMFPVFLHYKGGKGVATTIGAFLALSVPATLVSVGLCIAAIAISGFVSLGSLLLAVSLPFTVWWFGPGSVVPVTFAVSGLVVWKHRENIERLRQGTEKPWKKKKED
- a CDS encoding ribonucleoside triphosphate reductase; translated protein: MPQQIMKRDGCLETWSLERIAQAILKALRASGVQDPLLAKRLARKVEEKLEGVDVPIQEHVQDMVERVLMDSRMFEVAKRFIIYREKRRTLREQKAAFLDIAETIDNYISKADWRVAENANMSHSFQGLMLHLSGTVQARYALEKYPEEVRSAHDHGYFHIHDLSFGLAGYCAGWSLRDLLLEGFNLEGRSSAGPARHFDSALGQMVNFLGTLQNEWAGAQAFNNVDTYLAPFIRHDGLDYRQVRQAVQKFVFNLNTTSRWGGQTPFTNLSFDLTPPKHIAKEAVIIGGTLQDANYGEFQAEMDMFNRAFLEVMGEGDYAGQIFSFPIPTYNVTEDFPWDSEIGAKLLDLTARYGAPYFQNFINSDLSPEDVRSMCCRLQMDLRELRNKVGGLFGAGDLTGSIGVVTLNLPKLAYLSHGEEDFLDLLTEYATMAKDALEFKRKMIQEHLDRKMFPWSARYLKNGYKGHFATIGLVGGHEACLNILGKGIETEAGVRLMTRALNHLRELTSRFQEETGNLYNLEATPAEGTSYRLAKIDKSLYADIQASGDGTPYYTNSTNLPVGLSQDVIASLEHQNKLQPLYTGGTVFHTFLGEAVSDHEALKNFIVRAFRMTKIPYLSITPTFSVCKEHGYISGEHHFCPSCGKDAEVFTRVVGYYRPVSRWNKGKQAEYADRVTYQGVCEAEVAAQAKEETA